In Arthrobacter sp. SLBN-112, a genomic segment contains:
- a CDS encoding cysteine desulfurase family protein, whose amino-acid sequence MPAYLDHAATTPLTGAALTALTRELARTGNPSSLHGSGRRARRAVEDARETIASAAGAHPSEVIFTSGGTESDNLAVKGLYWSRVAEDPRRRRILCSAVEHHAVLDTVEWLERHEGAAVTWLPVDSEGVVDPGILAAELARDPGSVALVTVMWANNEVGTIQPVRRIVELAHAAGVPVHSDAVQAFGSLPVDFKESGLDAMSISGHKIGGPVGVGALLLGRSVKLTPVQHGGGQERDVRSGTLDTASIAAFAAAAEAAIAARPEEAVRITSLRDLLVDGVRERVPEAILRGAPGDGRLPGNAHFTFPGCEGDSLLFLLDLAGIESSTGSACTAGVPRPSHVLLAMGLDEETARGAQRFSLGHTSTEADVDALLAALPEAYSRARQAGMAGHESSIQTAGTVARQALHGN is encoded by the coding sequence GTGCCCGCCTACCTCGACCATGCCGCCACCACGCCACTGACCGGTGCGGCCCTCACCGCCCTGACGCGTGAACTGGCACGCACCGGAAACCCTTCGTCACTGCACGGGTCCGGCCGCCGCGCCCGCCGCGCCGTGGAAGACGCGCGCGAAACCATTGCCTCGGCGGCAGGAGCACACCCTTCAGAAGTGATCTTCACCTCCGGCGGCACCGAATCGGACAACCTCGCCGTGAAGGGCTTGTACTGGTCCCGTGTGGCAGAGGACCCAAGGCGGCGCCGGATCCTCTGCTCCGCCGTCGAACATCACGCCGTGCTGGACACCGTTGAATGGCTCGAGCGCCACGAGGGCGCGGCCGTTACCTGGCTGCCCGTGGACAGCGAGGGCGTGGTGGATCCCGGCATCCTGGCGGCGGAGCTCGCGCGGGACCCCGGCAGTGTGGCGCTGGTGACCGTGATGTGGGCCAACAACGAGGTAGGCACCATCCAGCCGGTCCGCCGCATCGTGGAGCTGGCCCACGCGGCCGGCGTTCCGGTCCACTCCGACGCCGTCCAGGCATTCGGCTCCCTTCCCGTGGACTTCAAGGAATCCGGCCTCGATGCGATGTCCATTTCCGGGCACAAGATCGGTGGTCCTGTCGGGGTTGGCGCGCTCCTGCTGGGCCGCTCGGTCAAGCTGACACCCGTGCAGCACGGCGGCGGGCAGGAACGCGACGTCCGTTCCGGGACGCTGGACACGGCGTCCATAGCGGCCTTCGCCGCCGCCGCGGAAGCCGCCATCGCAGCGCGCCCCGAGGAAGCTGTACGAATTACCTCGCTGCGCGACCTCCTGGTGGACGGCGTCCGCGAACGCGTTCCCGAAGCCATACTCCGTGGGGCGCCAGGCGATGGCCGGCTGCCCGGCAACGCGCACTTCACCTTTCCTGGATGCGAAGGGGACTCGCTGCTGTTCCTCCTGGACCTGGCCGGCATCGAATCGTCCACCGGTTCTGCCTGCACCGCCGGCGTACCGCGGCCCTCCCACGTGCTGCTGGCCATGGGCCTGGACGAGGAAACCGCGCGGGGTGCCCAGCGGTTCAGTCTGGGACACACCTCCACCGAGGCAGACGTCGATGCCTTGCTTGCAGCGCTGCCCGAGGCGTATTCGAGGGCGCGCCAAGCGGGGATGGCCGGGCATGAGTCCAGCATTCAAACCGCA